The region ATGTATGGGGGAGATTTAGTAGGGAATTTATGGCccatgtgtgactgacagaccaAATTTCATAACATTCCCAGAACCTAACCACATCTGTACCAAACCACAGGTTTGGCAAAGCGTATGTGGTTAACATTTGGCCCACATACATGTGGCCATGCCACATGTCAGCCAAAGGTGCCTGATGAATGCCACATTTGGCCCACAAGTAGTTGCTATCAAggtaatgtctcattttacgtTTAAAAATTCACCAACAGCTGAGCGGAAAAATCAAGAGTCACCTGAATCATTCATTACAAAACTTTCAccttttttactgttcacttattCCCTTTTCAAGcaaacaagttccttttttgtgGATAAATCGtcaatctacctataaaagcaggtctgctTTCAATTACcaaaaagtcatctgaaccttgtcctatcaaacatttaccttttttactGTCCCTTTTTTATTCAAgatccataacaagctcctttCAATCCCTCTGTCCAGACGTCTTTTTCAGGGGCATCACTGTTTCTTACATCAGGGCAACGCTAGGCCACATTCTGCACaggttacaacagcatggcttcacaatagaatgCAGGTACCAGACCTtcctgcatgcagtccagaccagTCTcctattaaaaaatgtatggcATATTATGAATTCAAAAATAAGATAACAGAAACCCTGCCTTAAGATGTACATCaagcaaaaaagggaaataatttCTCATTCGATACTTCAACAATTAGAGTCTTCAGTCCCCAGATGTTTATGGTGAGTTTTTGGACGAAAAGGTGATTTAACACAATTGCATATTATTGATCCAGAGTTTGTGATGCAACACTGGAAggaggacttcctgtttgggtacCAATTCCTGAATGGCTGCAACCCTGTTATGATCCGAAAGTGCACCAAACTTCCAGAGAAGTTTCCTGTCACCCATGAGATGGTTTCAGTCAGTCTGGAGCGAAAGATGACTCTGGAGCAGGAAATAAAGGTACAAATATCTGCTTCTAgaaaaatttgatataaaatttTTTAGTCAGCATAAATTTGCTAcgaataaataataatgaaactTTGTTATTGACATCTAAATATACAGTAGTTCCTACCTTAATTCTCTCTGTGATGttgattttaaatcagtgttcTGGCTCCAGGCAGGTAACATCTACATAGTGGACTATGAAGCATTGGAAGGCATTAATGCTAACAACACAGACCCGAGCACACTGCAGTGCCTGGCAGCTCCCATCTGTCTGCTCTACAAAAACACTGAGCACAAGATCCTGCCCATTGCCATACAGGTACAGACATGTCacacaaggagtaaaaacaGTGTAAGATCActtcttcaactttctcctgctgATTCTTCCAGCTTGGTCAGACTCCAGGAGTAGACACTCCAATCTTCCTGCCCACTGATAGTTCGCTTGACTGGCTGCTAGCCAAGATGTGGGTCCGTTCGTCTGACTTCCAGTACCACCAGATGATCACACACCTGTTTAGCACTCATCTGATTTCTGAGGTGTTTGCTATTGCTATGTACAGGCAGCTCCCTGCTGTTCATCCTGTGTTCAAGGTAAAAAGTGTCCAAGTCATTCATTGTTTTACTGTTGAATTGATGATCAGTGGCTGACAGATTGTGGTTTCTTCTTCTAGCTCCTCATCCCACATGTTCGTTTCACCATCGCTATCAACACTAAGGGCAGGGAGCAGCTCATGTGTGAGCGAGGCATCTTTGACAAGGTCCAGTTATAGTCCATAAAACTTATCATAGCCTAGACAGCCTGTATCAGCTAACATGTCACTTATTCCTTatgcagcagcattttttaaaaatatatatgtctCTATTTATAAAGGCAAACTCTACAGGTGGAGGAGGTCACATCCAGATAGTTCAGAAGAGCTTGAAGTCCCTGACCTTCAGGTCTCTGTGCTTCCCGGACATGATCAAGTCCCGAGGCATGGATAATAAAGATGAGGTGCCCACTTACTTCTACAGAGATGACGGCTACAATGTGTGGGACGCCATCAAGAGGTGTGGaagagcttttttttctgtttgtaaaaaagtctagcaattttttttaaaacttctctGCACATGACTGCAATCCTGTTCTCTTTCTGGTAGTTTTGTGTCTGATGTGGTGAACATCTACTACAAGAGTGATGAGACAGTGCAGGAAGATGAAGAAATCCAGGCTTTTGTCAAAGATGTTCGCACCTCTGGTATGCAAAACTGCGACGACAGTGGTGAGTGCACATTACAGTACAAACACGTTACATcatcattccttttttttttgcattacacTGACAAGTAAAAGTCCCACCTAGTACATGGTTTCCTTCCATTTGTATGTTCCACAAAACTCCAAAGGAAGGTATCCAAGACTCGTCCTAATCAGATGTCTGAACCAGCTcaatcagcttttttttaaatcattgccCACACTGGCTTTTGAGTCCTCTTGTAGGACTATGTAAACGATAGGCAGAATCCCTTCCAGGACCCCGTCCAGACACTATAAGAAGGCTGCATACTTTGAGCTGCTCTAATGTGcataaacacaagcaataaatcaagcatatagcgttagttcaggcaggccatggagtcaagcgctgccacataaatgagatcagctgatctcatgcaaatCCTCATCAGCTAACAACCAGCTGAGTCTCTCTAAGCACACCATTGGTTAATCCCACTCATCCCGCCGTacttaaactgctctagcctggctacacTTTGCAGCTGCTTTCTgcgaccctcctccaccccagctcttcCTTTAATCTGACTTTATCAACGTCATTCTGTTGTATTGATACCTGCCCCGCTCAGGGTCTAATGCtgtttctctccctgcctcaggctttcttTGGAgacacaggaaaggcaggaatgtgtgcCTACTTGATGCTTTCCGCAtaggctcatggaagggcagggggatgcCAGAACAGCCACCCTGCCAAATATTAAcaacagcaataagtgcaaatAAAGAGGAAAGTTACAAGCGCagtcatgtgtgtttcttgacaaagtggttcTGACTGAATTAGAGCCTTCCTCTCTACAACTGGCAGTTGCAGAGTAATAATCCTTTTAATAACCCATCTCAGCAGCACCCACTTTAAGGCTTTTGAGTAACCTCATAGCAGCCTGGCACTTCTTACCCACTACAACTCTGTAAAAGAAGAGATGCTGAAACAGAAATGTGCATGTACACAAATTTCTATTTCATAGCACCCTACCTCCAACATCAACTCTGGCTGCTCTGACTCTGCTGACAGGGGATCTTCTATGTACTGAGATCCAGTCTGTCAAGATCCCATCTTCACCTGTTGCCTGTTCTGCACTGCAACAGACCCCAACTGCTGTCTCTACGGGTGTTTGGGCCACAAGGCCACAGCTCCATGCTGTTTATTTAGGCCAAGCCTGACCAGGCCCTGTGGATACTGGCATGGCAATGGATGCTCACCAACAAGTTTCCCCTAAGGTCTGGTTCTGAAGGGTGGTCCCAGACTTTCAAACTTTCAAgataaaattgaattaaatttccatttagggttaggaaaagggttaaggtaatggttaggataTCAAGAAGAAAAAGATTAAACCTGACCtccaaaacctaattacaaaacattcaataaagcagattaaacagtctgcttacaggaaaaaaagcttgtcctccatgtagacattctaacacagccagtgtagcttacatagctctgttagctgtgtaagctacatagataacagagcaaCATTGCTGAGAGATAAAGCTAatcttacaaagcagctatgtaagctaagtatctacattagctgtgtagctaagttagctttagctacatttgctaaagttaACACTGCTACAGCTAactctgctaaagctaactttgttCAAACTAATTAtctatagataacatagctaacagaatgaaagctgagctcacaaagTAGCTAGGAAAGCCACCCAggagcagctatgtaagctaagtatctacattagctgtgtagataatttagctttagcaacatttgctaaagctaattagCTATGGATAATATAGCTAACagctaaagctgagctcacaaagTAGCTAGGGAAGCTACCTAGGAACCTTTTCTGGGTagatatgttagctttagctacattggcttaaaTAGTAACCTTAATTATACTGCTAGTATAACTTTAGCTTAAAGCTGCagtaagtgatttatttttagtattgtatgcccacaaaaacaacacaacctgtcagggtcttgttattgaagccatctaacagaataacacacttctgcaacacCTCTCTGCGCTGCACTCTCATTTGAGAAAAACCATcaagggacgatgctccagccaatgaggaggctagcacTCGCAGCTAATCacggctcaggtcagagggagtgttcctattggccgctgtagtagGTGCGGTGGTGGTccaaacagattattttcaaaTTCATATTTCTGTTGTAGATGTAAAATTTAAGGTTCATGAGAGGAAGCCAGAGAAGTCAAAGTGGTGTCACTGCCTCAGCTCCTGTGTTATAATCCCCTTCCTGCATTTCTCCAGTACCTACCCTAAGGTGTACAATAATCTATTATTTTCAGCTTTGGAAAAGAACAAAATATATTCATGTGAATTTTTCAGACCACATTCTCATTTCTACACATCTAAAATCTGTGCACAGAGTTCCCAGAGTCTCTGAAATCCCGTGAGGAGCTGACGGAGTATGTGACTGTCATTGTGTTCACTGCTTCAGCCCAACATGCAGCTGTTAACTTTGGACAGGTGAGTGATGGTAGATAATATCACTAGTATGTTCTTGGACTGTTCCTAACAGCGAAAATTCCAGTATAAATTACTTTcagatgaaatgaaatgaaaaatgaccCATCTGACTGGTTCAAATATCTCTAGAAGTTGTTGATAGGTTTTAAGAATAGACCTATTTATTATCTAAGTTCAAAACCTCCTGCATGCTGTCTGCCTGATCTAGTTTGACTGGTACTCCTGGGTTCCCAATGCTCCATCCACCATGCGGAGACCTCCACCTAACCGGAAGGGTTTGGCTGATGTGAACTTGATCATTGAGAGTCTCCCCGATCGTGGACGCTCCAGCTGGCACCTGGGGGCCGTCTGGGCCCTCAGCCAGTACCAGGAGCATGAGGTATGGAGAGAAAACCCCTTGTCCATACACCAGCACTCATTTATGTACACTTATACAACTCTCAAGTGTCAAAATTTGAGCAAACTTTATATGTCTAAAACCCAAGATGCTGTCTTCTTTGGCTCATGTTTCTCAGTGTGGCTCTCGGCTGAACCACCTCTCCCCTCTGTCCCTCTGCAGCTGTTCCTGGGCATGTATCCTGATGAACACTTCATAGAGAAGCCGGTGAAGGCGGCCATGGAGAAGTTCAGGAAGCAGCTGGAAGAGATAAACAGCTCCATCAAGAGGAGGAACAAGGGAAAGAAGTTGCCGTACAATAACATGTTACCTGAAAAAATCCCGAACAGTATTGCAGCTTGAGATTTAAAATCCTATCATgggcagggctgacatgtatCTACTTTCACTATGATGTCCATACTAGGCATTAACACAACTTCTACTCATTCTGCTGAGTTTCTTaacacatacatttttaaataaatgtagtcACCACACCTGTATATTCATAGACTGCAACGCTGAGAAAAATGGGACAttatgtaaaaatgaatgaaaaccaAGTAAattgaaaacagcacaaagacaagatattgaaatgttcaaactgataagATTCATTTCTTCGAAAGAAAAATTTAAACTCATGTTGTGAATCTGATGCCTGGAACACATTCATCTATGTGtgcattcaattttttttgcttgaaaagattttgaaaatcccaacattctttctttttaatttgttttatatgTCCTAATATTTAGGGATTTTTATAAATGTGCTTGCTACAAAACttcttttaaccagtttgtttgGTCTCTTATTTTGGGGAAGTTGTGAATTCAGAgctaaaaacactcaaacactcACCTTTCTTTCTCAGCACATCGCCTTCTCCATGTTTATATGCCTCAATGTTTTGGTTGCTGctatgtgattggctgataagaTTGTTTGGTTAATGAGCTGTTGAACAGAcgtacctaatgaagtgactGGCGTACGGCTGttgtgtctctgtctctgactACTAAAAATATGAGCTTCAAATATTATAAATGATGAGGAAAAAAccatgtggttcacagtcacaccaaGTACActgccc is a window of Cheilinus undulatus linkage group 6, ASM1832078v1, whole genome shotgun sequence DNA encoding:
- the LOC121511190 gene encoding polyunsaturated fatty acid 5-lipoxygenase-like isoform X2, producing the protein MACYTVTVSTGSQWFAGTDNYVYITLVGTEGSSKKTLLDTPLYNDFERGANSYGVSVEGNLGDIVLVKIEKKKYWVEDDWYCRYIGVKTPSNEYVEFPCYHWLVDNKEVVLRDGRARLPQDDKIGLVKQHRQKELNLRRETYRWKEWQPGFPLSIDANRHSDLPRDIQFDSEKEVDFFLNFTKAIQNLCVNKFMHMFQSSWSSIEDFEKIFLSIKNTNSEFVMQHWKEDFLFGYQFLNGCNPVMIRKCTKLPEKFPVTHEMVSVSLERKMTLEQEIKAGNIYIVDYEALEGINANNTDPSTLQCLAAPICLLYKNTEHKILPIAIQLGQTPGVDTPIFLPTDSSLDWLLAKMWVRSSDFQYHQMITHLFSTHLISEVFAIAMYRQLPAVHPVFKLLIPHVRFTIAINTKGREQLMCERGIFDKANSTGGGGHIQIVQKSLKSLTFRSLCFPDMIKSRGMDNKDEVPTYFYRDDGYNVWDAIKSFVSDVVNIYYKSDETVQEDEEIQAFVKDVRTSGMQNCDDSEFPESLKSREELTEYVTVIVFTASAQHAAVNFGQFDWYSWVPNAPSTMRRPPPNRKGLADVNLIIESLPDRGRSSWHLGAVWALSQYQEHELFLGMYPDEHFIEKPVKAAMEKFRKQLEEINSSIKRRNKGKKLPYNNMLPEKIPNSIAA
- the LOC121511190 gene encoding polyunsaturated fatty acid 5-lipoxygenase-like isoform X1 gives rise to the protein MACYTVTVSTGSQWFAGTDNYVYITLVGTEGSSKKTLLDTPLYNDFERGAKNSYGVSVEGNLGDIVLVKIEKKKYWVEDDWYCRYIGVKTPSNEYVEFPCYHWLVDNKEVVLRDGRARLPQDDKIGLVKQHRQKELNLRRETYRWKEWQPGFPLSIDANRHSDLPRDIQFDSEKEVDFFLNFTKAIQNLCVNKFMHMFQSSWSSIEDFEKIFLSIKNTNSEFVMQHWKEDFLFGYQFLNGCNPVMIRKCTKLPEKFPVTHEMVSVSLERKMTLEQEIKAGNIYIVDYEALEGINANNTDPSTLQCLAAPICLLYKNTEHKILPIAIQLGQTPGVDTPIFLPTDSSLDWLLAKMWVRSSDFQYHQMITHLFSTHLISEVFAIAMYRQLPAVHPVFKLLIPHVRFTIAINTKGREQLMCERGIFDKANSTGGGGHIQIVQKSLKSLTFRSLCFPDMIKSRGMDNKDEVPTYFYRDDGYNVWDAIKSFVSDVVNIYYKSDETVQEDEEIQAFVKDVRTSGMQNCDDSEFPESLKSREELTEYVTVIVFTASAQHAAVNFGQFDWYSWVPNAPSTMRRPPPNRKGLADVNLIIESLPDRGRSSWHLGAVWALSQYQEHELFLGMYPDEHFIEKPVKAAMEKFRKQLEEINSSIKRRNKGKKLPYNNMLPEKIPNSIAA